From the Malaclemys terrapin pileata isolate rMalTer1 chromosome 13, rMalTer1.hap1, whole genome shotgun sequence genome, one window contains:
- the RPS5 gene encoding 40S ribosomal protein S5, translating into MTEWETAPAVAETPDIKLFGKWSTDDVQINDISLQDYIAVKEKYAKYLPHSAGRYAAKRFRKAQCPIVERLTNSMMMHGRNNGKKLMTVRIVKHAFEIIHLLTGENPLQVLVNAIINSGPREDSTRIGRAGTVRRQAVDVSPLRRVNQAIWLLCTGAREAAFRNIKTIAECLADELINAAKGSSNSYAIKKKDELERVAKSNR; encoded by the exons ATGACCGAGTGGGAGACGGCGCCCGCTGTGGCCGAGACCCCCGACATCAAGCTTTTCGGGAAATGGAGCACAGATGACGTCCAGATCAATGACATCTCCCTGCAG GACTACATTGCGGTGAAGGAGAAGTACGCCAAGTACCTGCCCCACAGCGCCGGGCGCTACGCGGCCAAGCGCTTCCGCAAGGCTCAGTGCCCCATCGTGGAGCGCCTCACCAACTCCATGATGATGCATGGCCGCAACAACGGCAAGAAGCTCATGACCGTGCGCATCGTCAAGCACGCCTTCGAGATCATCCACCTGCTCACCGGGGAG AACCCCCTGCAGGTCCTGGTCAACGCCATCATCAACAGCGGGCCCAGGGAGGACTCGACCCGCATCGGCCGTGCCGGCACTGTCCGGAGACAGGCCGTGGATGTGTCCCCACTGCGCCGTGTCAACCAG gccatcTGGCTGCTATGCACCGGGGCCCGCGAGGCCGCCTTCCGCAACATCAAGACCATCGCCGAGTGCCTGGCTGACGAACTCATCAATGCTGCCAAG ggcTCCTCCAACTCCTATGCCATCAAGAAGAAGGACGAGCTGGAGCGTGTGGCCAAGTCAAACCGTTAA